A single window of Deltaproteobacteria bacterium DNA harbors:
- a CDS encoding heparinase II/III family protein, with amino-acid sequence MLRPTELTQLALVIHGIALAVGGHDCCRAAKVYSIDVMEHTGEDSYYASSVMRNFNRWLFTFGTTPFRTHTVFGDTEYATTLNAGRNYFLDRYSAESGALASWYVNGALPNSEASLFTYILMTKPLPAGQKPISQIFSDGGAAFWERNSSELSLMGAMLNMKNSEWHSHKEVNSINLVGYGEYLLVNAGYAAAASIYDAGGFDRAWIATNANSGNTVLIDRKDHLGAVPPSISPVPGAGVTEGFTADGLDYASGDSGKALPNGKHQRNFIFIHPQDGKNGYWLLFDEISATNAALTTANVLLHPNSNSFTTVASEKEYQWKINGPFKRQTKDTFLSIFLGTSPKAQGVLFKDSVWVRRDGYIINKYLDATFVTDALGKANIATVLFPHDPTHAKANMTRLAGSGYSGASIDHGNSIFDYAIANSSTGIVQHGLVSFKGQSSSYRLNNNQLSFYFVRQGTSFNDGASSRRGFSSTANVSVYMKNTAGKVVSPGTNVTFFYPGLTGVSLNGQNFSSATVFIPAGKHDISLIVGQNPPPAAPTGLRVVQ; translated from the coding sequence ATGTTACGGCCGACGGAGCTTACCCAGCTGGCGTTAGTTATTCATGGAATCGCATTGGCGGTGGGTGGGCATGACTGTTGTAGAGCAGCTAAGGTCTATAGCATAGATGTCATGGAGCATACCGGCGAGGATAGTTACTATGCTAGCTCGGTAATGCGCAATTTTAACCGTTGGCTCTTCACTTTTGGAACTACTCCTTTTCGCACGCATACAGTATTTGGGGATACAGAGTATGCTACAACACTTAACGCTGGCCGGAATTATTTTTTGGACAGATATTCTGCCGAAAGTGGCGCGCTTGCCTCCTGGTACGTAAATGGCGCGTTGCCTAACTCTGAGGCATCCTTATTTACATACATACTGATGACTAAGCCTTTGCCTGCAGGCCAAAAGCCCATTAGTCAAATCTTTAGCGATGGTGGCGCGGCTTTTTGGGAGAGGAATTCAAGCGAGCTATCGCTAATGGGCGCAATGCTAAACATGAAAAACTCTGAGTGGCACTCTCATAAGGAGGTTAATAGCATTAACCTCGTAGGTTACGGAGAATACCTTCTAGTAAATGCGGGTTATGCTGCTGCGGCGAGCATTTACGATGCGGGAGGTTTTGACCGCGCTTGGATAGCTACTAACGCCAACTCGGGGAATACGGTCCTCATCGACCGAAAAGATCACCTTGGTGCAGTTCCGCCATCAATCTCGCCAGTGCCAGGCGCTGGGGTAACAGAGGGATTTACGGCAGATGGTCTTGATTACGCGAGTGGGGACTCGGGCAAAGCTCTTCCCAATGGGAAACATCAGCGCAATTTTATTTTCATTCATCCCCAGGATGGGAAAAACGGTTATTGGCTGCTCTTTGATGAGATTAGCGCGACCAATGCCGCACTAACTACGGCTAATGTGCTTTTGCATCCGAATTCTAACTCGTTTACGACCGTTGCGAGCGAAAAGGAATATCAATGGAAGATAAACGGCCCATTTAAGCGCCAGACCAAAGACACTTTCTTAAGCATTTTTTTAGGAACAAGCCCAAAGGCGCAGGGCGTATTGTTTAAGGATAGCGTATGGGTGAGGCGCGATGGCTATATCATAAATAAATATCTCGATGCGACTTTTGTCACGGATGCTTTGGGTAAGGCTAATATTGCAACGGTTTTATTTCCCCACGATCCGACTCATGCCAAAGCCAACATGACTCGCCTTGCGGGGAGCGGTTATAGTGGAGCGAGTATCGATCACGGAAACTCTATATTTGACTATGCTATTGCAAACTCGTCTACCGGCATAGTGCAGCATGGATTAGTGTCCTTTAAAGGGCAGTCGAGTAGTTATCGGCTTAACAACAATCAACTCTCGTTTTATTTCGTGCGCCAGGGAACGTCGTTTAACGATGGCGCTTCATCGCGGCGCGGTTTTAGCTCCACGGCGAACGTCAGCGTTTACATGAAAAACACTGCGGGTAAGGTAGTATCGCCGGGCACGAACGTAACTTTCTTTTATCCGGGCCTTACGGGAGTTAGTCTAAACGGCCAAAACTTTTCAAGCGCAACAGTCTTTATCCCCGCAGGCAAGCACGACATTTCGCTTATTGTAGGTCAAAACCCACCGCCCGCAGCGCCTACGGGCTTGCGCGTGGTGCAGTAG